From Kaistella polysaccharea:
AAAGGAATGGAATACACCAATGATAAAGGTGTTTTGGTACCAGATGTTCACTCCATCGGATTTATATGGGCAACAATGCTTTGGGATCTCCATTGGAAATATGCGGAAAAATATGGCTATTCAGCTGATGTAATGGCGAACTCTACGAATGGCAGTACAAGAATCCTGCAATTGGTGACGGACGCATTAAAACTACAGGTTTGTAACCCAACATTTATCGAAGGGCGCGATGCAATTTTACAGGCGGAACTAAACACCACGAAAGGTGAGGATAAATGCATGATTTGGAGTGTATTTGCAAAAAGAGGTTTAGGAGTTAAAGCTTCAGCCGGACTCAAAGGAAAGATTACCGATCAGGTTCAAGATTCAACAATGCCGGACGAGTGTGCAAAATATGGTTTGGCAACTGATGAATCTGCGATCAGCGCAGCGATCAGCCTTTATCCTAATCCTGCAAAGAATGAATTCTTCTTGAAATCGTCAAAAAATACTTTAGGTAAAATTAATGTTGAAATATATGATGCCTCAGGAAAGTTGGTTTCTGGTCAGAAAATTTCTGCCTCAGAAGCTGTGAATACCCAAAAACTTCCGAACGGACTTTATCTTGTAAAAGTAGAAGGATTGGGAGTACAATATTCTTCAAAATTAATTATCAAAAAATAATCTTAATAAATACCTTTGAACCGTCTTGTTTAATCAGGACGGTTTTTTTATGCAAACTCCCTTCAATTTTCCCCTTAGGTCACAAGAGATTATTTGCCACTAAAAAACCCATCAAATTAAATTGATGGGTTTTCCTAATATCGTAATCCGAATTACTTTTTGTAAGAAGCGTCTTTAATTCTCGCTTTTTTACCTCTAAGTTGTTTAAAGTAGTAGATTCTAGCTCTTCTAACTTTACCTCTTCTATCAATTTCAATTTTTTGCAAAGCGGGCAAATTCATTGGGAAAACTCTTTGTACTCCAACATCACCACTCATTTTTCTGATGGTAAAAGTTTTTGTAGCTCCAGTTCCTCTAATTTGAAGTACTACACCTTTAAAGAATTGAGTTCTTGTTTTGGCACCCTCTTTAATCTCGTAATACACAGTGATGGTGTCACCGGCTTTGAATTTTGGAAATTCTTTTTTTGCAATGTACTTGTCTTGTACGTACTGTAATAAATCCATTTTTTTTATAAAAAAATTTGTTTTTGTCAAGCTAGCCAACGTTCACGCCCTTCGTCAGAGGTTGATTAACAGGTTGCAAAAATACTACAAAAAATACTTTCTGCCAACACTTTAGCAAAAAAAAGCAAAGCACGATAAATGTGGCGCATTTCAGTCATATACAGTCAATTATTATACAGACATTTTTTTTCCTTCATCCTTCATCCTCCAACCTTCATCCTCATCCTCCAACCTTCGTCCTCCATTCTTCGGGCGTGCCTCTCACTTGGTCATTGCGCGCTCGCTTTGCTCGCGCTCCATTTCCTCTTTCAAGTCGGGCTGTCCGCTATATCTTTTTTTTCCACCCTTTTTCCATGCCAAAAAAAGGATGTCGCTTCCAACCCTCACGCAAAAAATCGGTCTCACTAACCAATAATTTATTTATGCGAACTGCCACAGTATATTTTATTGCCGATAATTATAAGTTTGTATAGCCATATCGCCGCGCCCGCTTTTTAAATTAGAGAATTATTGCATGAAAATGAAAGCTCTCGCGTACAAAGAAAATAATATTTTGTAATCAAAATTAACCGTTAATCACAGATCCCAAAATAATTCGTAAATTCAAACTTTAAAATTATAGGGTAAAGATGATTGATAAAAGAGTAAAAAATGCCAAAGAAGCCATTGCTGGAATTAGTGATGGAATGACATTAATCGTAGGCGGATTCGGCCTTTGCGGAATTCCCGAAAATTCAATTAATGCTTTGGTAGAAAGTAATGTCACCGATTTAACTTGTATTTCGAATAATGCCGGAGTTGATGATTTTGGATTAGGTTTACTTTTAAAAAAGAAACAAATAAAGAAAATGATTGCTTCTTACGTGGGTGAAAATGCAGAATTCGAAAGACAGATGCTTTCCGGTGAACTCGATGTAGAATTAACTCCACAAGGAACTTTAGCCGAAAAATGTCGCGCTGCACAACATGGAATTCCGGCTTTTTATACGCCTGCAGGCTACGGAACCGAAGTCGCTGAAGGAAAAGAAACAAAAGATTTCGAGGGTAAAATGCATATTTTAGAACACGCTTTCAAAGCTGATTATTCCATCGTAAAAGCCTGGAAAGGTGACCACGCCGGAAATTTAATTTTCAAAGGAACGGCAAGAAACTTCAACGCGCCCATGGCCGGAGCTGGAAAAATCACGATCGCCGAAGTGGAAGAATTGGTAGAACCAGGACAACTCGATCCTAATGAAATTCACATTCCTGGAATTATGGTTCAGAGAATTTTCCA
This genomic window contains:
- a CDS encoding CoA transferase subunit A, with translation MIDKRVKNAKEAIAGISDGMTLIVGGFGLCGIPENSINALVESNVTDLTCISNNAGVDDFGLGLLLKKKQIKKMIASYVGENAEFERQMLSGELDVELTPQGTLAEKCRAAQHGIPAFYTPAGYGTEVAEGKETKDFEGKMHILEHAFKADYSIVKAWKGDHAGNLIFKGTARNFNAPMAGAGKITIAEVEELVEPGQLDPNEIHIPGIMVQRIFQGEKFEKRIEQRTVRKRP
- the rplS gene encoding 50S ribosomal protein L19, which gives rise to MDLLQYVQDKYIAKKEFPKFKAGDTITVYYEIKEGAKTRTQFFKGVVLQIRGTGATKTFTIRKMSGDVGVQRVFPMNLPALQKIEIDRRGKVRRARIYYFKQLRGKKARIKDASYKK